The segment AAATTACCAGTATATGCCATTTTAAAGAAATACAATATAACATAGTTTTctactgacataaattgatacgctaatttatatataaattatcCACATTAGCCGTCATAAAAAGCGAACATAAACATGTCCcaaaaatataatatatatcaaGAAAAATAATTCACTATAGAgtttgctatatatatatatatatatatatatatatatatatatatatatatatatatatatatatatatatatatatatatatatatatatatatatatatatatatatatatatatatatataaacttctACAATTTTTAAGTTGAAAATAAGCATAATGATATTTTCTAGCATGTAGATCAAGTAAACATGTATCTATTAGGATAAATATTTGTTTTTACAGTTTATCAAGCACAAAAAAATTCCTAAACAAACTACATAGTAATGACACCAACAATTCCATTCAAATTATATTAATACTCCATCATAATAAGTTTGTAAGTTGTTATTCTGAATAAGTTAAACATTTGACTAAAACATTATGTCCTATCAATATTAATAATTTAATTTAATCCCTGtattctctctctttctctaatatataattatgaaaatttcagtcgaccatgttttttctgtcCGCAAAACCAAGGTTTTTTTTAAACTTTTTCTGTCCGCCCTCCTCGATAGCTCGCGATGTGGAACTAAACCATATGAATCAAATAACCAACCGTGCGGCATCTTCACTCCAGTGCTTCTAATGGGCTGGTGGCCCATTAAGGGCATGGTAGGCCTGCATGAGTccttcttgcacttgtagctttGCCGCGTCCTCTATATTACCTCGGACGCAGATTTAGTAACTTTCTTTCGTACAAATTGTAACTTTTCCTATGCTATTCAACGTCTAATCAAGATCAAACGAGAGAGATCAGTTCACGGACATGACGAAATCAACTTTGCCAGACCTGTATGCGCTGGCATGGCAAATGATCTCATGGAGCTGGCCCACAAGTTGACGGATTGGGCCTTGGTGCACAACTATTCTCATTTGGGCAAGGTATGCGGACAGCCAAGGGCCTGAACCAGAGCCCAACATGCTAACAACAGCAGACGTTAACAACACAAATTAAGGTTTAGTACCATATCAGTACCTTAACAATGCTTGTACCTAGGAGGACCTACAAAAGAAACCACAAGTGCAACCTTGATTCTTACTCACCTGGACCGTGTCTATGGTTGATCAATAAGGGTATTGGCCTAGGTTTAGTAGCTTTCATTGCACCTGGAAAGAGCGCTTGCCTACCATCTCGTCAAATAGGGAGTGAGCGTCATAATTTATTATGGTAGAGGAGGTACGCGTTCGCGCGGTTCCTTCCTACCAATAGTTAAGTTAATATTTAAGAAAACTATATTTTCTTATTTAGAACACATGAAGCGTATGACGAAGCGACCGACCAACATGTCCAGGCGTGGTGGCCTCGAGGTTCCGATATAGGGGCCTCGACTTCCTGTCCAACACCGACATCCTCCCggcagagaaggagctcttggtgGCGTAGCTGTCGACCGGCAGGGACTTCGCGAGCGCGGCCTTGGCGGCGCCCCTGGCCGGCGAGCGACGCCCACGTCCCCGCCGCCGTACGCACggtgcaacgggagaaaaaaaacTATCAAATCTATATCTCTATCTCTATTACCTAATAAAAAACATGGAGTCAACATTTAGTTTACTCGTCATTGTTACAACTTTGAGCCTGTTTGTTCGGTGCGACTATGCCATGAGCACTTTGATCTGTTGTACAACATCATTAGTGCAGCAGGTTTATTTTAGCTGTGACTGATAAAGCAACTTTATTAATGCTAAAGCGGAAGTTACTTTGATAGAACAATTTCTTCTGCTGTTGAAAACAACGAATAGTGTAGAATTATCCTcctatttatttttcttaattaattaattaattaattatttttcaactTATTTTATTTCCTTCTTTTCTCTCTCGCCTATCCGTTGCACGCACAGAGTCACCACACAACCTTATCTTCATCCACCACACGCTCACACAACTCGGCTCTTTCATCTCCATCTTTCTTCCATGGTCGTCCTTGTTTCTTTCTTCCTTGGCGGCCCGCCTTAGGTTGGCTACAACACCCAGTGCGCACCTCTCGCATCCATCCACCTAGAGCCACGACCTACACGGGGGAGACCCATGCTCTAGCCCGCCCAGAGCCATAATGAGCTGCCGCCGTCGCTATACTTTTTCACCCGTTGCAATGCACAAGTACTTTTACTAGTTTTTATAAAACGATGTTACTGCACAAATAATTCTCTCATACAATGCAAAATGTTAAGTGTCAGGGTCCAAGTTAAAACTACTATTTATGCCATTGCAAGAACCAAGAGAATAATCTAGGACCTATGAtcattttttagaaaaatttgAATAAAATAGATATAACAAGCACTAGAGTTTCAACGGAACAAGCAATAGAGTTTCTACCTTGTCTTCAACCTCTAGCTCTTCACTGTTTATAACACACCGCAACTCTTGATTCATCGTTAAGTTGTCCTTCTCCGACCACCCCCACTCGAGTCTGCCTCCTCCTCCGACCATGCTCAGGTCCCATCGTGGAGATTGCTTTGGCTTCGAAGCGCCTGACTTTGCTAAGGAAGAAGTAGAGAGGTTGTGGTTTGTGTGTTGTGTTACACTATGAGGAGAGCAGGGCTAGCGCGCTAGCCATGGCGTGGTGACGGTAGTGGGGCGGGTGATGAGGGTCATGTGGCCTTCCATGTCTGTGTTATTCACTAGCTACGACATCTTCACCTCTGTGACAGCATTGCTAGTGCTGCCATTCTTGGCAACGGTGCAAGCGCCGAGGCAATGTCGCCGAGGGCATTGCGCATGCTTGTGGCGCGGCTCCACTCGTTATTTGTTGTCGCGGGGGTCgcgcccttgcccatctttgCGCTGCTCGTGGCCAAGATGTCGTATACCATCTTCATGTTTGCGACCACATTGCCCTTCATGCTCACCTTCCTGCTGCTTGCCAAGGCCTGTATCACTGCCATGCTCTCGATCGAACGACAGCGACGCATCGCCACCTCTGCCTTGGTGGCACCGACTGCTCCCCGTCACCGCACTCCCACCACGCAGGGCCATCGCTCGCATGTACCCAATGCCACTTGCCACACATCTCCTTAATGCCTTCCTCATGCTCTCCACGATGGGACCTAGGCAGGGGTAGGCGAGGTCAGAGGAGGAGGCGGACCAGGGTGGGCAGGTGGTTGAAGAAGGACAGGCAGCGATGAATTAGTGGTGTGACGGTTTGTTATGGCAAATAATCAGTGAAAAACCGGAGATCGAAGACAAGGTTAGAACAGATATTTTCCTAGTCTTCTGTAATGAAATCTGAGAAATAAATAAACTAAATACTACGGTGTGTTATGACAAATGTACGTAATTTTATAGTGGTACTTGACATATTTCGTGTTGGCTGTGTGTTTCGGTCAATTTTCGTTTGAATGGTGTCTTGCAGACTGCGTCCACATGAAGCGGGCACAGCAGAGTGCACCCTATCGTGCTAGTAACCAAGGTTCTGGGATTCTTTTTGAAAAATTTCCAAGCCTACCAAATTAGACGAAATCCATAAAATTTGGACTAGTATTCAGTCAAATTTTGAATGAAAATTGTTTAAATTTGAACAAAATTTCCACAGTCAGTCAGAAGTGGCAGTGGGCTTGGAGAGGACAGCGTAGACGCGTAGGTGGTGATGAAGATGCATGGCGACGATGCGGTGGTGGCAGCAAGAGGCGCAGGATGGCAGTGACGACATGTCAGCTAGGCACGGTGAAGGTGCGACAGCGGGCGTCGGCCAGGGAGCAGCCATGGCACGTGGAGCGGCGTTGAGGAGCATCCATGAGCGAGCGAGCTCGGATGTTGGGGGAAGCAACCACGTCGTCTCTCACGGTTGCTGCAGGAGTGTGAGGAAGGTTTTCAGCTGGCGGCAGCTCGCAAGCTAGCAAGCGACGGTTGGGACCGTGAGGAAGGTTAATTTTCAGTGTCGTGGGTTCTTTGCTGGGCCATAGAATGGGCTGAAAATTTAAATCGGGCCGAAATATTTTGACCAGTTTAGTTTTATCTCAGGCTAGACCAAAATGGACGAATTTCGGTGACCGAAAACCCTGCTAGCATGAAACCTAACACGGTGGTATTTGCAGGGTCTGTTGTGTGTCGACTGCGAGAGGGAGAGACACAGTTCGTTTCACTTTCACACCCATCAAGTTTTGGCCCCCATATCACTAACGTGGCGCTCGTCGGCGAGGAGGGGGTCTCCTCATTTTTTCAGCTATATATAGCCCCATTCATTGGCTCCCTGCGGCCCCTATTCCCTCTCCAACTCCAAGTGCTCCAGACCCACCACCGTGCCGCGCTCGGCGGACTCTCTGCTGCCTGCCTGCCATCTCGTCGTCACCCACCGGCGCGCAGCGAAGCCAGCCAGCGAGCGAGAGCAAGCAAGCACGCGCCAGACAGCAGCAGATCGAGGTTCCTGCATATCTCAGCGCTCGAGCACAGCGACTAGCCGCCTCTGCCCGCGCGTGCAGAGAGAGAcgaacagagagagagagagagagagagagagagagatagcgAGGTGGTGATCCATGGTGGGAAGGATGCGCGGCGGAGCCATGGATTTCGAGGACCGCCTAGCGACCCTCCCCCGCGTCCGCGGCGACCGCGACGACGACGGCAACGAGACGAGGACAGGTACGTCGAAAGCATCGATCCATCCCTCACCACAGAGCTAAAAATATACTTAAAAATGGCATGCATGGTTTCCTGCTCGCTCGCTTCTTGTTCATTGTTCCTTGAATGTTTCGCGTGCGTTGGGACTGCGCGCGGCGGTGTCGTCGTTCCGTGATTCGCCCTGGCTGTGCAGATAGGAGTATTTGGAGGCGAAACCAAACATTTCCACGCCGAGAATTAAATCGGGTGCTGGTCGTCTCCTACTCCCTACTATCGATAGAGTTTCGATCAGCATGCACACCTCCACCTACTGCATGCTAATAATAACCCACTGTATTACAGCTTGGGTTTATTTCTAAATCATTATGCCGGGCATTATATTACGATTCTTTCTAGTATCTATAAAGGAACAAAAAAAGATGGAAATAGACTGACATTTGAGAGCATGGATGAAcactagtatatatatactgtCCATCATTCTCTTCAACATATTTGACAACAAGAAATGATTGGACTTCATCAAATGTATTTTCTTGGCATGTTGTCCGGTTGTGGAGGCCTGGCTCAAAATATTTTGAGCACACGAATTTGTAGAGTATTCATGCACTGATTCTTCTGTTATTTAAGGAAGGGAAGTAATAAGCTGATAAACTTATTGTGCCTGCCTCACTGGCGCCCTGCGTGCATGAGCAAGAACCAGCACATCATGTGTGCCCAGCTGGTGATTTTAATTTAAAGCTGCCAAAAATAGGAGTGAAAGCTAGTATTGTGGTTTACTGTTTtgtttccacttgtactctttccAAATTCCTATTTATGTGTTCTTGGATGAGCAGAATTAATTATATGTGAGGATTTAACTCCATTCCACACTCATCCTTAGGGCACTCCcacaatgctagaaactacctattaatttttatagacactatatatagaaactatggtctcAATTGATAGTTTctataaaatatttttctatCCAATCATATTTATTCGCTCTCCATTCttagccaatcatatcacttcatgtcttggattttgtgtagacatggtttctaacttagacctaggccttgtttagttcaccttgaaaaccaaaaagttttcaagattccccgtcacatcgaatcttgtgtcacatgcatgaaacattaaatatagacgaaaacaaaaactaattacacagtttagctgtaaatcacgagacgaatcttttgatcctagttagtccatgattggataatatttgtcacaaacaaacgaaagtgctacagtaccgaaaactttttacttgctctctctcttcaataactctcttgccacatagcaaaatgcttaggtggcactgcaattaatatctatagaaaccacgatgttttctgcattgggagtgctcttATTACTGCCAAATTTGCCACATATATCCTTAGATTAGTTAGATTTACTCTACTTAACAAAATAATCTACTGGCACTCACTTGGCCTTGAGCTTCGATCGAGTTGACTCCTTTCCAAACTATATATTGTCATTGTCGTAGtatgtcaaacttttttaaaaaaagtttgaccATGTTTAATTAAAAATACACCGACATCCACAACATAATTTTTTCATCAAAGAATATATTTTGAAAGTGTATTGTTTTAATTTGTTGATGCTCATAGTCATAGaactcacataaaaccctactgAGCAGTGAGCCGGGCTTAGCAACTATTCCAAACATGTGGCTCCTCTGGCGGGCCCTACCATggaagtagccacaggactATAGGTTCCCCTCCGTGAGACCATGACATAGTTACATAGGCAGGCACGGTTTCCAGTTCCACAGTTAGGCCCATCCCAAATCTTTATATTTGAAAACTTTTAGCTGTAAACTTTACATTTCGAATAGATGCTTTCTAAATTTTTTGGTCTGCAATACATAAGACAGATTTATCCTAATTTAATGCTTGATTTGTTTATTAATTGGGGGTATACGACGTCCAACTCGGGTCCCTAAGCAAGTTTACACAGTTTTGGGTCTCTAGGGTCCTAAATTCCAAATCTTTACAGCGCAAATTTTACAGGCCTCTGTTTAGATTCATTCTTCCAAAAAATACTTATTTCTCCAaaagttttagtttttttttctgcatCTCGTGACGGAAGAATTAGGCTAGCTGCTACCGACTACTGTATAGTACCAGCTAGGCAGCTAGCAGAAGGCCGGCGTGAGAAGTAAAAAAACTTTAAAAAGAACGGTGGATATGATGCAGAAGCTGCAGAGAGGCGGCCGATCTCAGCTTCCAAGCACACTGAATGAATGAATGCCGCCAATAACCTAGGTGCGGCGCTACCGGGCGGGGCGAGCGTGTGCGTGGACTCGTCTCGATCGATCAACGCGCCCTAGCTAGCTTAGCTTAGCCGCTATCCATTGATGACCTCGGCGATGGTTTCCCGTAGCTTTCTCGCCGATTCTTGGCTAtggctctgctctgctctctgCTGCTTTCTGCATGGCACACGCCGAAAGGGAGTGACAAGGTTCCGTATGCCTTTCTGTAAGTCTGTCCTTTTCTGACTTTAGTTTTGTCGTCGTCGATTCTGATCGTCGTTCTGTTATGATCAGAGGAGGTTTGATGTAtgcgtcgtcgacgacgactgttttgttttcatgttgatTATTTATTAATATTGAGTGCAGATGGTACGCATTTCTTCCTTCTGCATGCCTTGAGTTGAGGATAAAAGGACGTTTGCTAGTAGACCATCTTACATTCCCAAAATCCTGTGACAATGCCGATCGGTCCATGCATGTTAATTTCCGAGATCATGCATGCTACCTAGGCACATATATTAGAGAGACTTTTCAACTTGTTAGTTATAATTAATTTAGGCCGTTCTTTTTCTTAACGTGTCATATGGCTTTGGATCTGACTATATATTTAGGAGCAACCTCAAGAGCAGGAGTCATCAAATTAGGTTCCATACTTTTAATTTAAGGGCTACTTCTAATTTTAAGGGTCTTATTTTTTCCCCATTAGCCCTCAAGTTAGGGCTTCAAATCCATTCTAGTAGACACAGTTATATGGAACCAACTCGTCATTTTCTCCTTCGTCGCTCCCATGAATTGATCTATGGGTGGCACAATGGGAGGAGCACTGTAGACAACATGGCTCTATATATGCATGGTGGAGGGACGACTCACTAGGAGGAAGCATAGCGGGAGAGCACCGTAGATGGCACAACTCTGTGCTAGGTGGAGAGACTCACTAAGGAGGAGAGGATGGACAACATGGGGGAGGAGCGCTTTTGACGGCTCCAGGAGTGCAACCATACACCAATGCAAGGGGCCTCATTAGAGCCGCACCAAGGAAGGGATCTCACCAGGGAAGGAGGTGGTTGCGGAGTGAGGCGATCCGAGGATCCGCGCTAGAGAAGGGGTCTCCTCAGGGTTGGTGGTGGCTACGAAGAGATCCAACCTAGGGAAGGAGCCATTGGTGGAAGCTGCCTGGTCGCGTAAGATCTAGAGCCAAGCACGATGTGTGGGAGGAGAAGAGGTGGGCACCCGAAAGGAAGGAGTTGTGCGCACGAGAGCAAAAAGCAGTCAAGCGACGAATAGGGGTTGAGGGGTGCATCCATTAGAATGAGGTTAGGGTTGAGATTTAAGGGTCCTCTTAGTATGAGAGTTTGAGTCATGACTCTATTGAAACTGTGTTTTTTGAGTGAGCCATTAAACTAATAATTTAGGTTTGGGAGGTATGAATAGTTAGGTTGGGCATATTTAACCCAAAAAACAAGGACCCAACCAAACTAAATGtcagttttggttttttggtttggctttggccttgttcagttggcaaaattttgagATTTCGGGtactgtctcacaaattacaggtaaactgtataattagtttttgtttttgtctatatttaatgctttatgcatgtgccacaggattcgatgtgacagagaatctaaaTCTTTTGGCAAAACTttgtaggaactaaacaaggcctttggttATGACATCTGGAGCCTTTGGTACGTTTTCGGCTCAGTGTTCGGTTCTACCCTTAAGccaaggcctcgtttagttcccaaaaaaaattgccaaaaattttagatttccaagcattaaatatagataaaaataataactaattgtatagtttgtctctaatttacgagatgaatcttttaattctATTTAGTCTattattgaacaatatttgtcaaatacaaacaaaagtgctataatgtttattttgcaaaattttttgaaacaagGCCCAAGCCAAGAAACCATTCAAACGGAGGAGTACTCGTACGTCCAGTGGCCCAATCATCCCTCCGCCTATGCCCTTCCCCACCGTGGCCCAACAACTCAGCCCAGCAGGCAGTAGCCCACCGCGTCCCCTCCTTGGCCTCCCATTCATTCGTCTCATTCCAAACCTTAACGAGTTGCGGCGCCGGCACACCGCTACGACACATGCGAGCGGCGAGGCGGTGAGCAAGGCATCGTGGCTGCGCGTGTGAGCACTAGCAGCGAGGCTGCAAATAGGGCGCCACGGCCCGCTGTTACGCACGCGAGGGGTGAGCAGAGTGCTGAGTTCTCTTGAATCTCGGTTGAAAAACCAAAGACCGAACCGATCGATGAAACCGATCATCGCTTTCTCCTTTTCTCTTGAACTGATCGGTTGCAAACTTTCCCAAAACCGATTTTTTCCTAAAGCGAAGAACCGAATGCCTTGAATAGGGTCTCTACCGGAGTTATTTTAAGCTTGCTAATTCAAGCGGTTCAGAGCTCAGGTTCATGCATTATATTACTACGAGTATCCCTTTATTATTTCTACCGAATCTCAATATTTTAACCCATCGATTTCTAACGAATGTCAATATGCTGATGCTGATTTGTAAGCGAACAGGATTTATACAaattatgcatgcatgcacctgCAGGGACTGTATGGACGGCAACGGCGCACATCATCACGGCGGTGATCGGCTCCGGCGTGCTGTCGCTGGCGTGGGCGATGGCGCAGCTGGGATGGGTGACCGGGGCTGTCACCCTGGTGCTCTTCGCGGCGATCACCTTGTACACCTGCGGCCTCCTCGCCGACTGCTACCGCGTGGGCGACCCCGTAACGGGCAAGCGCAACTACACCTACACCGAGGCCGTCAAGAGCAACCTGGGCGGCTGGTACGGTTGCTTCTGCGGCTTCTGCCAGTACGCGAACATGTtcggcacctgcatcggctacaCCATCACAGCCTCCATCAGTGCTGCGTGAGTCGATCGGAGTCGGAGTCGTCGTCCCTTTGTTTAATTAATTTcttcagcatatatatatatatatatatatatatatatatatatatatatatatatatatatataactatatatatatgaactGATGACTGCTGATGCCTGACTGACATTGTTGCCTCAACGACTAACATTAACATGGCATGAAAATGTATGCCTGCTGCAGGGCCATCAACAAGTCCAACTGCTTCCACTGGCACGGCCACGACGCCGACTGCAGCCAGAACACGAGCGCCTACATCATCGGCTTCGGCGTGGTGCAGGTCCTCTTCAGCCAGCTCCACAACTTCCACAAGCTCTGGTGGCTCTCCATCGTCGCCGCCCTCATGTCCTTCTCCTACTCCACCATCGCCGTCGGCCTCTCCCTGGCGCAGATCGTCACGGGCCCGACAGGGAAGACGACCATGACGGGCACCCAGGTCGGGGTGGACGTCGACTCGGCGCAGAAAGTGTGGATGACGTTCCAGGCCCTGGGCAACGTCGCCTTCGCCTACTCGTACGCCATCGTGCTCATCGAGATCCAGGACACGCTGCGCTCCCCGCCCGCCGAGAACGAGACCATGCGCCGGGCCACCGTGATGGGCATCTCCACCACCACCGGGTTCTACATGCTGTGCGGCTGCCTCGGCTACGCCGCCTTCGGCAACGCCGCGCCGGGGAACATCCTCACCGGGTTCGGATTCTACGAGCCCTTCTGGCTCGTCGACTTCGCCAACGCCTGCATCGTCGTGCACCTCGTCGGCAGCTTCCAGCTCTTCTGCCAGGCCATCTACGCCGCCGTCGAGGAAGCCGTGGCGGCGCGGTACCCGGGGTCCACCACGCGCGAGCACGGCGCCGCGGGCCTCAACCTCAGCGTCTTCCGCCTCGTGTGGCGCACGGCGTTCGTGGCCGTCATCACGCTGCTGGCCATCCTGATGCCCTTCTTCAACAGCATCCTGGGCATCCTCGGCAGCATCGCCTTCTGGCCGCTCACCGTCTTCTTCCCCGTCGAGATGTACATCCGGCAGCGACAGGTGCCGAGGTTCAGCACCAAGTGGACAGCGCTGCAGAGCCTCAGCTTCGTCTGCTTCCTCGTCACCGTCGCCTCCTGCGCGGCCTCCGTGCAAGGCGTGCTCGACTCGCTCAAGACCTATGTGCCATTCAAGACGAGGTCGTGAGCTCTTGCCTGCGACAGTGCGACGCCCATGTTTTGTATGATTCGGCCCTGTGATACATGTAGCATACTCGTGCCTCTTTTTTAGTGGCACAGAAACAGAGACTGGACTTATGAATGAAGTAGTAGAATGTTGCTGTCGAATGCAACCAAAGTAATAACGTCAACCGATCGACAGTTTCCCTATTTTGTATGACATCCATCACCCTTTAGGCGTATGTTGATTTGAGAAAAGTCAAACTACGCAGGTTTTTGCAAACCATAGCAAAAAGGTTGTCTAAATTCATCAAGaaaatcacacatgtagatgatttgatgatacacaacattgtaaaatatcttatccaaactcaactttgtttgtgagatataaaaataacaaatttcaagcCGGAAAGGTGTCCACAGGATTTGCTAGaagtttgttatttttatatctcacaaatgaattcgagtttggataagatattttacaaggttgtgtatcatcatatcatctacatgtgtaatttttttgatgaatttaaatgaattttTTACCATGCTTTGCATAGGTTTTCACAGATATTGTAGTTTGCACTAGATTTGTTCCCATTTGGAATAGCTCCGTTCTATCTTTCCAACCATGCTAGAGATTGTTCTACAAACTCTACTCAAGAAAAAAATGTAGAGCACGTTGAGGACCAGGTCAACTACATGCTTTTTTTAGCACCTCAAATTAACAGAGACCGTTTCATTtgctctagaaaaaaaatagagtTAAGGACCAACTCTAGGTTTTTTTTAAGCACCTTAAGGGATACTCTAGAAATATAATTTCTAACCAAGtgacaaaaaaaattatttctaACCTTAAGGGGTACTCCATCTTTTCCAACCATGCTCTCAACTTCACTAGCTAAACCGGATCTACGAACTCTACTCAACAACAAGTACTGGCTTAACGTGGGGAGGCGTCGAGTTAGTGATGTAGAGGATGGATGCGGTCTTATACATATGCGAGGAAGGTAATCAAAAAAGAATTTCTATAGAAAATTTCATTGAATCTTATGAGTTCTTTTGAAATTTCTATACAAGATATCTTATAGAAATTTTGAAGGAAAATTAGCATGACATCCAACCTCATGTTTCCATTCCCTTTGTCTTAGAATCTAGACATGTTTGGTAGAGCTCTACTCCTATGATTCTTTGATGGAGTGATTCTAGTGGAGGAGCATGTGGAgatttgtcgacgaaagctagtcggcagtctacctttgggtatacccacggtagtagtttatcggtagacggtgcgcaaactacgaactcgatggtgacgcaagacacagacaaactttttatccaggttcggccgccgtatgggcgtaatacctacgtcctgcgtctgattgtattggattgagaataatatgtcctaaggggggtcccttgcccctccttatatagtccgaagggcagggttacagatctggaaactaatcctagtcggttacaattgccatagatagctcaatatcaattcctattctaaccgactagaatcctgcttgatctccacgtcttgtttccttgcgcaaaactccgagctgtcggatcaagcctcgaacttgtctcgtaatgggccaagcctcctggcccaagtctagccgtaagggtataggggtttatacccccacagctagtccccgagcaccatgtattgtgaagtaacacgccgtcttgaacttcttcgaccagtgaaacTTTGACATCTTCAATAGGCTGGAGAATCGCCcagacagttgcaacggtattttgaccgacTCAaatgacagttgatcaacattggcattgaagaagcaggttgttcgaaaaatgcatggtgctcttaattaaaaaagatttctttcctggtgaagtatgcccactttacttttcttaaaagtatagcctttcaaaaagcaagcatattcaccgcaaggtgaagtgtgcccacttagtcccggaGCCTGGtattaggtgacgtaggcacgtggtgccagggtcaaaagaaaagtcctcaaagaaattctgaaactgagatgcatcaccagatgcatcgtaccgatgtagtccccgagcttgctggaaggcgaagtatgagccttgtagcaaggtctaaaaaattaaaattatccagtccccgagcatctcacGCTCGTTTGCCAGACttatcaaccagtccccgagcgtgtagTGCTTGGTAATTGATGCATACCCAGATTTATAAACTGGCGGACTGGTCGATCAGTCTCCGAACATACGGTGctaggtggtcggtgcagtcgccagatctccaaactggcagactggtcgaccagtccccgagcgtacggt is part of the Sorghum bicolor cultivar BTx623 chromosome 10, Sorghum_bicolor_NCBIv3, whole genome shotgun sequence genome and harbors:
- the LOC8061965 gene encoding amino acid permease 1, with amino-acid sequence MVGRMRGGAMDFEDRLATLPRVRGDRDDDGNETRTGTVWTATAHIITAVIGSGVLSLAWAMAQLGWVTGAVTLVLFAAITLYTCGLLADCYRVGDPVTGKRNYTYTEAVKSNLGGWYGCFCGFCQYANMFGTCIGYTITASISAAAINKSNCFHWHGHDADCSQNTSAYIIGFGVVQVLFSQLHNFHKLWWLSIVAALMSFSYSTIAVGLSLAQIVTGPTGKTTMTGTQVGVDVDSAQKVWMTFQALGNVAFAYSYAIVLIEIQDTLRSPPAENETMRRATVMGISTTTGFYMLCGCLGYAAFGNAAPGNILTGFGFYEPFWLVDFANACIVVHLVGSFQLFCQAIYAAVEEAVAARYPGSTTREHGAAGLNLSVFRLVWRTAFVAVITLLAILMPFFNSILGILGSIAFWPLTVFFPVEMYIRQRQVPRFSTKWTALQSLSFVCFLVTVASCAASVQGVLDSLKTYVPFKTRS